The DNA sequence CGTGCGGAGGCGGTGGTTCGATGTGATTGCGGTCGTCGGGATGCTTGCGGGTTTCGGGCTACTGACTTACGGACTATCCCTTCGGTGGACGATTGCGGGGCGCATCCCTGCGGCAAACATGTTTGAATCCCTGCTCTTTCTGAGCTGGGGCATGGGTGCGTTCGCCATCGTTGCGATGATCGTGCAACGGCAGCGGATCGTGCCGCTCACGGCCTCGGCGATGGGGGCGCTGGCCTTGGCCCTGGCAGATGTGCTTCCCCTGGATCATTTTGTGCGACCGGTGCCGCCGGTGCTGATGGACACGATGTGGATGTCGATTCACGTGCCCACCATCATGGTCTCGTACTCGGTGTTGGCGCTCGGCGTGCTGTTCGCGCATCTGCTCGTCGTGGCAAAGGCCGTGGCCCCGAACCGGTCGCGGCTCATCGGCCGGATCGACGCGATGCACTACTGGTACATTCACGTCGGGGCGATCCTGCTATTTGTCGGCATTGTTACGGGCAGCATGTGGGCCGCCTCGTCCTGGGGGCGGTATTGGGGCTGGGATCCCAAAGAGGTCTGGTCGCTGGTGGCGCTGCTTGGCTACCTGGCGATCATGCACGTGCGCATCGACAAGGAACAGATTCCTGCCTGGGCATACGTGGTCGGCGTTCTGCTGATGGCCGCATTGTTTACAATCGTGGTATTCAAGCTGGGGCCCGCGAGTCCGATGGCGGTGCTGGGCCTGGCCGGCGCGGCTGGAGCGATGATGCTGTTCGTTTTCGCACAGGGAATCTTTGCAACGGCGGTGAAGAGCATCGTCTGCTTCTGGCTGATCGTGATGACCTATGTCGGCGTCAACTACGTGCTGGGCATTGGTCTGCATAGTTACGGTTTCGGGACGGGAGCGATGGGGCGCTGGATGATGCTGATCGGCGGCGTCGATCTGGCGTTTGTCGCATTGTTTTCGGGAGTGTATCTGATCCGCCGCGCTGGGACGGCCACCGGTGAAGGCCACGTCGCGAGGCTTGCACCGGCATGACCGCAGAGGGTCGCTTCCCGATGTGTTTCCGCTGGAACACGGTTTGCAGTGGGTTCCGGTGGGCCAGAAGGCCGGAACGCGGCGCTTTGCCGCACCGTGCGTAATATCCAGCAGTCAGGCTCGTTTTCGGACGCCCGGCCAGTTCGGGGAAGGAATTGCGGTAGCAGGCATTGCCACCAGCGTTTGATCGACGAAAATGGAGAAAGGGTGCCGCTGGAAGCGATGAGCGTGATCTCGACAGTTTCCCGTCTGTTCTCCAGATCGTTGACCTGGCGCGTCTTCTGGGGGGCGATGATCCTCGCGCACGCCGAAGCGCTGGTCAGCGTTTGGCGCGGGCTGATTGAGTCGGGGCCCACAACGTCGACGATCGGCGGGTGCGTGGCGGTTTCGCTTTCGGTTCTGTTCTTTGCGATCAAGCTGAGTCATCCCGATTGGCTTCACATCCGCGGAGATCGCCGCGGATGGGTGGCGGTGTTCCTGGTGCTCTCGCTGATCCACGCGCATTGCCTGCCCACCTCGGCCGACGCACCCCCGGAAATGACCGCGTTCGCAGTGCTGACGGCGTCGGCCGTTGGCGGAACGCTATTGGTTCTCGAACTCGCCAAGCGCTCATCCAAGGGGCGGCGCGGTCTGGACGTACCGTCTTCTCTGCTTGCGCCCTGTGTTGACTGGGTCCGCAATCGACTCCTTGATGATCGTCCGACCTGCCGCGTTCTCGCTCTCCACGCTTTTTCCCTGCGCGCGCCCCCCTCTTGTTGACGGGAATTCCGTCGGGCTCTGCCGGATGGGGTTGTTCCATTTTCCGTCCGGGTATCCGGAGCAATCTCAAGCCCTTTCAACGTGATGGTTCGTGCCGGCCGTGCGGGTCTTCGACCCGGCGGGATCGGGGCACGTCGCAGGACAAGAAAGAGACATGAACATGTCACTGAATTTCACGGGAGAGAGTCATCCCGGTGCGGGGCGGAGTGAGCCAAGCCGCCGGACCGGGGTTCTGCTGGTCAACCTGGGGACGCCGGATGGTCCGGACGTTCCGTCGGTTCGCCGGTACCTGGCCGAGTTCCTGAGCGATCCGGACGTCATCAGCCTGCCGCGCTACCTTCGGTGGATGAACAAGCCGCTGGGCCACATGATCGCGCGCTTTCGCGCGCCGCAATCGGCGGAGATGTACCACAAGGTCTGGAGCGAGGCTGGCTCGCCGCTTTCCTCGATCACGAATGAGCAAGTACTGCGCCTGGCGGAGAAGCTGCCGTCCGGCTGGCGGGTCTACGCGGGGATGCGTTACGGTAACCCGAGCATCGCCGCGACGCTGCGGCGGATTGCGGAGGACGGCGTGGATGATCTGATCGTCATGCCGATGTATCCTCAATACAGCGAGACGACCACCGGCACGGCGCTTCGCGAGATGTACCGCGCCCTGGAACGCGGGCGATACGGCATCAACGTCAGCACACGCAATACGTGGTACGACGACGGCGGCTACATCCACGCCCAAGCCGGGTTGATCGCCGATTATGCCCAGGCCCACGCGCTGGTGCCCGAGGACACCGTGCTGCTGTTTTCGGCGCACGGGCTGCCGGTTGCCTACGTCAACCGCGGCGATCCCTACCCGCGGCACATTCAGCGAAGCATCGACCTGATCCGGGAACATCTCGGATGGCCTGAGGACCGCGTGCGGCTGGGGTATCAAAGCCGCCTCGGTCCGGTGGAATGGCTCCGTCCCGCAACGGACGATCTGCTCAAGGAATTGATCGGTGAGGGGAATCAGCGCATCCTGGTGTGTCCGATCAGTTTTACGACGGACTGCCTGGAGACGCTGGAGGAGATTGACGTCCGCTACCGCGAGATCGTGGAGGCGGAAGGCGGAGATCTTTATCTTTGTCCGGCGTTGAACGCTTACGGCCCCTTCATCGATGCGCTCAAGAATCTCGTTACGCGCGGGCCAAGACCCGTTTCCTCCTGGGGCGCGCGGAACGTCCCGCTGCTGGCCAAGCACGCGTCGCACGTCGCTGAGAGAGTCGAGAACTGGATTGATACGCTGGTCGTGGTCGGCGTGTCATTGGACAACCCGATGGGGTCAGGCTGCGGGCCGGATGTCGGTCATGCCGATCCTCTGCAGTTACACTGTGTGAAGAAATCGCAAGCCGAGATGCCGGATCTGCTGCGGCAGATCTGTGCCAACGGCGTGGTTCGCGAGGGCTTCGTCTGGAACACGTGCCACCGGTTCGAGTTCTACGGCTGGGTCGACGAATCCAGGGACATGCCCGAGGGCGACTGCCTCGTGGCGCGGGTGCGACGGGCGCTGTTCAACGGGGGGGAACACGAGTCCCTGGCCGTCAACGTGCTTGTGGGGGCCGAGGCGTGGCATCACCTGGTGCGAACCGTGGTCGGCCTGAACAGTGGCCTCCCGGGCGACGCCGACATCATCGAGCAGCTCGAAACGGCCCAACGTCTGGCTGAGAGGACGGGAACCGCCGGTCCGCTTGTGCGCCGACTGGTGAGCGAAGCCGTGCGCGTCGAGCGGCTCCTGCGCCGCGAGACGGTCTGGGGACGCTTCAATCCGGGCTACTGTTACGCGGCGCTGTCCAAGGTCGCAGAGCGGAAGAATCTCGACTTCGCGTCCATCCGTACGGTTGTCGTCGGCGGGTCCTCGACGTCGCGATCGGTCCTGAGCACGCTGATCCAGCGTTTCGATGTTCCCAGCAGGCATCTCACTCTCGTGTATCGCGGGCATTCCGGCGGGCAGATCAAGGCGTTGCGCAAAGCCATCCAGAACGGCAAGCGGGTCCGCGTTCACAACTATGACGAGCGCGTGGTCTACGATGCCATCCGCGCGGCCGACATGCTCGTACTCGGCGTCGACCGTGACGAGCCCATCCTGCACGCGCGCGATCTTCGAGGTCTGCGTGATTACGCCGAGCGTCCCCTGACGGTGCTGGATTTTAACACCTTCGGATCTACGGAAGGAATCGAGGCTATTCCCGGGGTGCGCGTCATTCACGCCGGTGAGCTGGAGGAACTCGTTGGCGCATTCGCTTCAGACATGTGCGCCAGTGAGTCCTTCCGCCAAGCCGTGGACGAAGCCGAGCACTGGATCGTTGATCGCATTCCCGAGGTGGATTCCCCGCGTATTCGCCCGCACGCCTGCCACGAGCCGCTCCCGCGCGTCCGTGACGAGCAACAGGGGAGCGAATGGAGCGCGGCGTCGCAGCGCTGGCGCAAGTGCGTACGGTGCACGAAACTGCGCATCGGCCAGGAGGTCGATCAACTGGAAAGGAGCATTTCATGATCGTCGCCGCCAGCGCCGTTGATTTGCAGGTATTTCGTCGCTACGCGGGACTCTCGCTGCCACGGCATGTCTCGTACCCGATGCCGACCTGGTGGCAGCCGCTTGACCAGGAATCGATCGGTGCGTTGCACGAGCGAGCCCGCGATCCCCACCGTGGGCACGGTGTTTCGCTCTATGTGCACATTCCGTTCTGCGAGCAATTGTGCAAGTTCTGTGCATGCACACGCATCATCCAGCGCAAGACGGCTCCCGGTGCGGAAGAACGCACGGAGCGTTACCTCGCCGCGCTGGAGACGGAGCTGGCCCGAATGGTGGACGCCATCGGCCGGGACCGCGTCGTTCGCCAGGTTCACTGGGGCGGAGGCAGTCCGACGTACCTTTCGGCCGAGCAGATCGGTCGCATTCAGCGACGTATCGGCGAGCTTTACAATATTGCCGACGATGCCGAGATTGCAATGGAGATTGATCCGCGATCGTGCCCGCCGGAAAAGCTGGTGTCGATCCGCTCTTTCGGGTTCAACCGCGTCTCGCTGGGCGTGCAGGACTTCGACGAGCGAGTGCAGGAGCATGTGCGGCGGATTCAGCCGTTGGAGCTCGTGCAGTCCACGGTGGCGAAGGCTCGCGAACTCGGTTTCGATTCGGTCAACTTCGATCTGATCTACGGGCTGCCCTATCAGACGACGGACTCGGTACGGGAACTGGTCGATCGGACGATCGAGCTCTCTCCGGATCGGATCGCGTTTTACCACTATGCGCAAATCCCGGACAAGATCGCCACGCAGCGCGGCATGGATTACACCAAACTGCCCGACAGCGAGGCCAAGCTGGCGATGTTTCTCGTCGGGCTGTACCGGTTCCAGGAGGCGGGCTACGAGTTCGTGGGGCTGGACCACTTCGCCCGTCCGACGGAGGCCCTGTCTCGCGCGGCCGATGACGGCACGCTCCAACGCAATTTCCAGGGCATGACCACCGGCGGCGGGCTTGATTTGTACGGCGCCGGGGCTTCGTCGATCAGCCACCTGATGGGGATCGGCTTCCTCCAGAACGTACGCGAGGTGGATGATTACGTGGAGCGTATCGAAGGTGGCACGTTACCCATTCATCGTGGCAAGCCGTTCACGGACGATGACCTGATCCGCCAGGGCGTGCTCAACCAGCTCTACTGTGCCGGCGAGATCCGTCCGGCGGTGATCGAGCGTGTTTATGGGATCACCTTCGCGGACTACTTCGCCCGGGAACTGGGCATCATGGCCGAACTGGAGCGCGACGGACTGGTGAGCATGGAGGACAGCGGCGTGATCAGGGCGACGGTGCCCCTGGGGCGGGTGCTCATGCGAACCATCGCGGCCGTGTTCGACGCGTACCTGGAAGCCGACGCCTACCGCGTGGGCGATCGGAATTGTTTCTCGGCCAACGCTTAGTGTCAGATTGGCGGCACTCGATGTTGCGAAATGATCTGGTATTGCGGGCGGCCCGGGGCGAGCGGACGCCGCGCACCCCGGTCTGGCTGATGCGCCAGGCGGGGCGGTTCGATCCGCAGTACCGCGACCTCCGCCAGCGGGCGGACCTTCCGCTGGAATTGCTTTTCCGCCACGTCGATCTGAGTGTGGAGATCTCCCTGCTGCCCAGGCGATTCGGCGTTGACGCAATCATCTTCTTTCAGGACATCCTCACGCCACTGGCGCCGATGGGCGCGGACTTCGTATTCCGACCCGGTCCCGTGCTGGAGTCGCCCATCCGCGACGAATCCGGTCTCGCCCGGCTTCGACCGTACGATCCGCAGCAGGAGCTGCCCTTCATTCCCGCGACACTGCAGGCGCTGAAGCGCGAACTCGACGGCGAATTGCCATTGCTGGGCTTTGGAGGTGCGCCGCTGACGCTGGCGTTCTTTTTGTTGGAGGGCGGCAGCCCGCATCCCGATCCGCAGCGGACAAGATCCCTGATGGAGCAGTCGCCGCGGGTTATGCACGATCTGCTCGATAAATTGACCGCGATGACCGCATCCTACCTGGCATCGCAGATTGAATCGGGCGTGGATGCGGTGCAGCTTTTCGAATCTGCTGCAGACCTGGTTTCTCTGGAGGCGTACGAGGAATTCGCCCTGCCGTACCAGCAGCGCGTGTTCGAGGCGATTGGAAAGCGCGTGCCGAAGATCCTGTTTGCCAAGGACTTCGCGGATGTGGAACTGCTTACCCGCGCCGGCGCGGATGTCATCAGCCTGTCATCGGCTGTCGATCTCGCCGAAGCGCGCGCAAGGATAGGGCCGGGCGTCGCTGTTCAGGGGAACGTGAACAATCGGCTGATGGTGGAAGGATCGCCCGAAGCAGTCGAGGCGGCAGCGCGGCGCTGCATCGAAGCGGGAAATCACAGTGGCCACATCCTCAATCTTGGCCACGGCCTCCTTCAGGACACGCCGGTCGAAAACGTGCAGCGGCTTGTGAATACCGCCCGTGAAATGCGCCTGAATGATGTCGCAGGCGCGACGAAACCGGGATAGACGATCATGAGTGGGACGACCCGGGAGGTCATCGTAGTCGGAGGCGGCGTCAGCGGACTGACGACCGCGTGGCACCTCCACCGACTCGGCGTTGACGTCGCCTTGCTCGAAGCGGAGGCAAGAGTCGGTGGCTGCACGAAGACCGAGCAGCGGGGCGGGTTCCTGCTGGAGAAGGGGCCATTCAATGTCATTGTTCGCGATCCGTCCTTTCAGGCACTGTTGGAGGCGATGGCTGACCGTGTCAATGTAGTCACCGCCTCTAAAGCCGCCCGAGCCCGCTTCCTTTACCGCCGCGGCGGGCTCGTCAAGGTACCTTCGGATCCCTTCTCATTGCTGTTTACGCCGCTTCTCAGTCCGCGTGCGCGACTTCGGCTCGTGCGCGGGCTGTTCTACAGCGGGAAGGGGAGTGATGAAGAGGAGACCATCGAACAGGTGGCATCGCGTCGCGTTGGCGTGGAGGCAACAGATACGCTGATCAGCGCCGTCGTCTCGGGAATTTTCGGCGGAGACATTCACAAGCTCAGCCTGCCGGCCTGTTTCCCTTCGGTGGCCCGCGTCGATCGCCAGGCGCGAAGTCTCGTCGGGTATGGGATTGCGCAGGCCTTTCGCGGTGGCAGGACAAAAGGCG is a window from the Phycisphaerae bacterium genome containing:
- the hemE gene encoding uroporphyrinogen decarboxylase codes for the protein MLRNDLVLRAARGERTPRTPVWLMRQAGRFDPQYRDLRQRADLPLELLFRHVDLSVEISLLPRRFGVDAIIFFQDILTPLAPMGADFVFRPGPVLESPIRDESGLARLRPYDPQQELPFIPATLQALKRELDGELPLLGFGGAPLTLAFFLLEGGSPHPDPQRTRSLMEQSPRVMHDLLDKLTAMTASYLASQIESGVDAVQLFESAADLVSLEAYEEFALPYQQRVFEAIGKRVPKILFAKDFADVELLTRAGADVISLSSAVDLAEARARIGPGVAVQGNVNNRLMVEGSPEAVEAAARRCIEAGNHSGHILNLGHGLLQDTPVENVQRLVNTAREMRLNDVAGATKPG
- the ccsA gene encoding cytochrome c biogenesis protein CcsA: MIRLFAILMAATVVALPARGTELPQSIDPAPLKKMVVQFDGRWPPLDTLARDVVEDVTGETYFRGRAPVVVLLAWTFDPRGWMTEPLIPIHNAELRAALKLPADKEVFSFAELAGHDPLMQVIREAAALPEGQKLDPLQSKGVDINGKLMTLQSVFQGGLIRPIPNPEDAGGVWSPIGAGDGPLAAEWGAVRSAFLADDASAFANAAQALTSKIAAMPAAYRPPPSKISTELHYNELRPFRTAWIVMVAGAVLSAIAMFVRRRWFDVIAVVGMLAGFGLLTYGLSLRWTIAGRIPAANMFESLLFLSWGMGAFAIVAMIVQRQRIVPLTASAMGALALALADVLPLDHFVRPVPPVLMDTMWMSIHVPTIMVSYSVLALGVLFAHLLVVAKAVAPNRSRLIGRIDAMHYWYIHVGAILLFVGIVTGSMWAASSWGRYWGWDPKEVWSLVALLGYLAIMHVRIDKEQIPAWAYVVGVLLMAALFTIVVFKLGPASPMAVLGLAGAAGAMMLFVFAQGIFATAVKSIVCFWLIVMTYVGVNYVLGIGLHSYGFGTGAMGRWMMLIGGVDLAFVALFSGVYLIRRAGTATGEGHVARLAPA
- the hemH gene encoding ferrochelatase, with product MSLNFTGESHPGAGRSEPSRRTGVLLVNLGTPDGPDVPSVRRYLAEFLSDPDVISLPRYLRWMNKPLGHMIARFRAPQSAEMYHKVWSEAGSPLSSITNEQVLRLAEKLPSGWRVYAGMRYGNPSIAATLRRIAEDGVDDLIVMPMYPQYSETTTGTALREMYRALERGRYGINVSTRNTWYDDGGYIHAQAGLIADYAQAHALVPEDTVLLFSAHGLPVAYVNRGDPYPRHIQRSIDLIREHLGWPEDRVRLGYQSRLGPVEWLRPATDDLLKELIGEGNQRILVCPISFTTDCLETLEEIDVRYREIVEAEGGDLYLCPALNAYGPFIDALKNLVTRGPRPVSSWGARNVPLLAKHASHVAERVENWIDTLVVVGVSLDNPMGSGCGPDVGHADPLQLHCVKKSQAEMPDLLRQICANGVVREGFVWNTCHRFEFYGWVDESRDMPEGDCLVARVRRALFNGGEHESLAVNVLVGAEAWHHLVRTVVGLNSGLPGDADIIEQLETAQRLAERTGTAGPLVRRLVSEAVRVERLLRRETVWGRFNPGYCYAALSKVAERKNLDFASIRTVVVGGSSTSRSVLSTLIQRFDVPSRHLTLVYRGHSGGQIKALRKAIQNGKRVRVHNYDERVVYDAIRAADMLVLGVDRDEPILHARDLRGLRDYAERPLTVLDFNTFGSTEGIEAIPGVRVIHAGELEELVGAFASDMCASESFRQAVDEAEHWIVDRIPEVDSPRIRPHACHEPLPRVRDEQQGSEWSAASQRWRKCVRCTKLRIGQEVDQLERSIS
- the hemN gene encoding oxygen-independent coproporphyrinogen III oxidase; this encodes MIVAASAVDLQVFRRYAGLSLPRHVSYPMPTWWQPLDQESIGALHERARDPHRGHGVSLYVHIPFCEQLCKFCACTRIIQRKTAPGAEERTERYLAALETELARMVDAIGRDRVVRQVHWGGGSPTYLSAEQIGRIQRRIGELYNIADDAEIAMEIDPRSCPPEKLVSIRSFGFNRVSLGVQDFDERVQEHVRRIQPLELVQSTVAKARELGFDSVNFDLIYGLPYQTTDSVRELVDRTIELSPDRIAFYHYAQIPDKIATQRGMDYTKLPDSEAKLAMFLVGLYRFQEAGYEFVGLDHFARPTEALSRAADDGTLQRNFQGMTTGGGLDLYGAGASSISHLMGIGFLQNVREVDDYVERIEGGTLPIHRGKPFTDDDLIRQGVLNQLYCAGEIRPAVIERVYGITFADYFARELGIMAELERDGLVSMEDSGVIRATVPLGRVLMRTIAAVFDAYLEADAYRVGDRNCFSANA